One Solanum lycopersicum chromosome 4, SLM_r2.1 DNA window includes the following coding sequences:
- the LOC101254297 gene encoding (+)-borneol dehydrogenase 2 isoform X2: MRLLGKVALVTGGATGIGESIVRLFHKHGAKVCIADIQDEVGQHVCETLGNDQNVCFIHCDVTVEADISNAVDFTVQKFGTLDIMVNNAGLSGPPIGDIREYELSVFENVLDVNLKGTFLGMKHAARIMIPLKKGAIVSLCSVASAIGGVGPHGYTASKYAVLGLTQNVAAELGKHGVHVNCVSPYAVPTGLALAHLPEDEKTDDAMEGFRDFAARNANLQGVELTVDDVANAVLFLASDESRYISGHNLMVDGGFSCVNHSLRVFR, from the exons ATGAG GTTATTGGGAAAAGTTGCTTTAGTCACTGGAGGGGCAACTGGCATAGGAGAGAGCATAGTACGTCTATTTCATAAGCATGGTGCAAAAGTATGCATTGCTGATATTCAAGATGAAGTTGGACAGCATGTTTGTGAGACCCTTGGTAATGACCAGAATGTGTGCTTTATCCACTGTGATGTGACTGTAGAAGCTGATATTAGTAATGCAGTTGATTTTACGGTTCAAAAGTTTGGTACACTTGACATAATGGTTAATAATGCCGGGTTGTCTGGGCCCCCTATTGGAGATATCCGTGAATATGAACTTTCTGTGTTTGAAAATGTGCTTGACGTGAACTTGAAAGGTACTTTCCTTGGAATGAAGCATGCTGCTCGCATAATGATACCACTAAAGAAGGGAGCAATAGTATCTCTGTGCAGTGTGGCAAGTGCCATTGGTGGAGTCGGACCTCATGGTTATACAGCTTCCAAGTATGCTGTTTTGGGACTTACACAGAACGTTGCAGCTGAGTTGGGAAAACACGGTGTACATGTGAATTGTGTTTCTCCTTATGCAGTTCCAACTGGATTAGCTCTGGCTCACTTGCCTGAGGATGAGAAGACTGATGATGCAATGGAAGGTTTTCGTGATTTTGCTGCCAGGAATGCTAACTTGCAGGGGGTGGAATTGACGGTTGATGATGTTGCTAATGCCGTGCTTTTCTTAGCCAGTGATGAATCAAGGTATATAAGTGGGCATAATCTGATGGTCGATGGTGGTTTCTCGTGTGTTAATCACTCCCTTCGGGTCTTCAGATAG
- the LOC138348215 gene encoding uncharacterized protein produces the protein MPIPTWKWERITIDFVVGLPTTVGGYDSIWVVVDRLTKSAHFIPVRVKYTTEKLVELYISQIMRLHGVPVSIISIQVHYLLLTSGRNYNMVWVPKMDSLDTHLLRDAMEKVRMIQNRLLTAQSRQKSYADRRVRALVFMEGDHVWIRVSPMKGVMRFGKKGKSSPRFIVPFEILSRVGEVAYKLSLPPSLSAVHPVFHVSMLRKYIPDESHVLSLDFVDGVDLRLVGLIRQRRTLWT, from the exons atgcctattcctacttggaagtgggagcggattaccatagactttgttgtgggtttgcctaccacagtgggtggttatgactctatttgggtcgttgttgataggctgaccaagtctgcccacttcattccAGTTCGGGTGAAGTATACGACAGAAAAGTTAGTCgagctatatatcagtcagattatgcgactacatggagttcctgtTTCTATCATATCGATccaggttcactatttacttctcacttctggaaggaattacaacatggtctgggtaccCA agatggactctttggatacacacttgcttagagatgctatggaaAAAGTCCGTATGATTCAGAATAGACTGTTgacagcccagagtcgacagaagagttatgcagatcggagagttagagccttagtgtttatggagggtgatcatgtttggatccgagtatcacccatgaagggtgtgatgaggttcgGAAAGAAGGGAAAGTCAAGCCCTAGATTCATTgtaccttttgagattttgagccgagtgggagaggtggcctataagttgtccttgccacctagtttgtcggcggttcatcctgtttttcatgtctctatgcttcggaagtatattccagatgaatctcatgtgctttCACTTGATTTCGTAGACGGTGTAGATctccgattggttggtttgattcggcagAGAAGGACTCTTTGGACAtag
- the LOC101257167 gene encoding probable serine/threonine-protein kinase At1g54610, which yields MQQLLSGLQHCHERGILHRDIKGSNLLIDKNGMLKIADFGLANHFNPEKKRPLTSRVVTLWYRAPELLLGATDYGIGIDLWSAGCLMAEMFAGRPILPGRTEVEQLHKIFKLCGTPTEDYWRKTKLSTTFRPPYTYRSNKKEAFRHFPASSWRLLSVLLALNPANRGSAGSALQDEFFSTSPLACELSELPVVYKEDPEAELKLERRRHKTRQRSQSQKERKKKVIDEEETKPDDVGSNEEPIKSRLSTVFRQLEPGSSSTTITTTTTTSTSSSTSKPTEKSQSSQTSAESHPNSTTNVKNKPPLPNARRSRASKYSSNNNKDAMNRLSRAQRSQSSKDFSRS from the exons ATGCAGCAGCTGCTTTCGGGGCTGCAGCATTGCCACGAGAGGGGTATTTTGCACCGAGATATTAAGGGATCCAATTTGTTGATTGACAAAAATGGGATGCTAAAAATTGCTGATTTTGGACTTGCAAATCACTTTAATCCTGAAAAGAAACGTCCTCTTACAAGTCGAGTTGTCACGCTTTGGTACAGAGCTCCAGAACTACTATTAGGTGCTACTGATTATGGAATAGGTATTGATCTTTGGAGTGCAGGCTGCCTCATGGCTGAAATGTTTGCAGGCAGGCCCATTCTCCCAGGTCGCACCGAG GTGGAACAGCTGCACAAGATATTCAAGCTCTGTGGTACACCTACAGAGGATTACTGGAGGAAAACGAAACTTTCGACTACCTTCAGGCCACCATATACCTACAGGTCTAACAAGAAGGAAGCTTTCAGGCACTTCCCTGCATCTTCTTGGAGGCTCTTAAGCGTTCTTCTTGCGCTAAATCCTGCAAATCGCGGTTCTGCAGGTTCAGCTCTCCAAGATGAG TTCTTTAGTACGAGCCCCTTGGCATGTGAACTCTCGGAGCTGCCTGTAGTCTATAAGGAGGATCCTGAGGCAGAATTAAAGCTTGAGAGGAGAAG GCACAAGACTCGACAACGCTCTCAATCACAAAAGGAACGAAAAAAGAAAGTAATAGATGAAGAGGAAACAAAACCAGACGACGTTGGCTCTAATGAG GAGCCAATAAAGAGTAGACTTTCAACAGTTTTTAGACAACTAGAGCCAGGAAGTAGCAGtactactattactactacAACTACTACAAGCACATCTTCAAGTACTTCAAAGCCAACTGAGAAATCTCAGAGTTCTCAAACAAGTGCTGAATCTCATCCTAATTCCACTACGAACGTCAAGAATAAACCTCCGTTGCCAAATGCTAGAAGAAGCCGAGCTAGTAAgtacagcagcaacaacaacaaggaCGCGATGAACAGATTGAGTCGAGCCCAAAGGTCTCAATCAAGCAAAGATTTTTCGAGATCTTGA
- the LOC138347868 gene encoding peroxidase 12-like isoform X1: MPINLTILVTIIVQINYLAIAMVSTTLSSFLLVLVLSFFVSEAQRPALTKGLSWSFYQSSCPQLESIIRNRLQKQIKDDVGQAAGLLRLHFHDCFVQGCDGSVLLDGSAGGPSEQTAIPNLTLRKRSFKIIDDLRKRIQDECGQVVSCSDIVAIAARDSVVLTGGPNYDVPLGRKDGVNFATEQATIDNLVAPSANTTTVLSLLATKGLDATDAVALSGAHTIGISHCPSFTDRLYPNQDSTMDKTFANNLKGSCPTADSNNTVNMDIRSPNVFDNKYYVDLMNRQGLFTSDQDLYTDRRTRGIVTSFAVNQSLFYEKFVIGMIKMGQMNVLTGGQGEIRNRCDRRNKAKKVDIATVVEELEETFSALF; encoded by the exons ATGCCTATAAATTTGACCATTCTTGTTACTATCATTGTACAAATTAACTATCTAGCTATAGCCATGGTGTCAACTACTCTATCAAGTTTTCTACTTgttcttgttctttctttctttgtctCAGAAGCTCAAAGGCCTGCTTTAACTAAAGGTCTTTCATGGTCATTTTATCAATCTAGTTGTCCTCAACTTGAATCCATTATTAGAAACAGGCTTCAAAAACAAATCAAGGATGATGTTGGCCAAGCTGCTGGCTTACTTCGTCTTCATTTCCACGATTGCTTTGTTCag GGGTGTGATGGTTCAGTGTTGCTAGATGGATCAGCAGGAGGGCCAAGTGAGCAAACTGCAATTCCAAATTTGACCCTAAGAAAAAGGTCATTCAAGATAATTGATGATCTTAGAAAAAGGATCCAAGATGAATGTGGTCAAGTTGTGTCTTGCTCTGATATTGTTGCCATTGCTGCTAGGGACTCTGTTGTCTTG ACGGGTGGGCCCAACTACGATGTACCCTTAGGAAGAAAGGACGGAGTCAACTTTGCAACGGAGCAAGCGACAATTGACAACCTAGTCGCACCCTCTGCCAACACCACAACCGTCCTCTCTCTCCTCGCAACCAAAGGCCTCGATGCGACCGATGCGGTTGCGTTATCTGGGGCCCACACTATTGGTATCAGCCACTGTCCTTCCTTCACCGACCGTCTCTACCCAAACCAAGACTCCACTATGGACAAGACATTTGCTAACAATCTTAAAGGTAGTTGTCCCACGGCTGACTCGAACAACACGGTCAACATGGACATTCGTAGCCCTAACGTTTTCGACAACAAGTACTACGTTGATCTCATGAATAGACAAGGGCTTTTTACGTCCGATCAAGATTTGTATACGGATCGAAGAACACGAGGGATTGTAACGAGCTTTGCGGTGAATCAATCGttgttttatgaaaaatttgttattGGTATGATAAAAATGGGACAAATGAATGTGTTGACTGGTGGACAAGGTGAAATTAGGAATAGGTGTGATAGGAGGAATAAGGCTAAAAAGGTTGATATTGCTACTGTTGTTGAAGAATTGGAGGAAACTTTTTCTGCTttgttttaa
- the LOC101253996 gene encoding light-harvesting complex-like protein OHP2, chloroplastic, whose translation MSVASSSSFPCIKIQNPSSSSLSSYNFRFSTTLTIRSSQADGPLRRPMVQPPTPLKPTPPSPPSTSSPPPPSPPSAPLKQVAVEGKNVITMEFQRQKAKELQEYFKQKKLEQANQGPFFGFIGKNEISNGRWAMFGFAVGMLTEYATGSDFVDQVKILLSNFGILDLE comes from the exons ATGTCAGTAGCATCATCTTCTTCCTTCCCCTGCATCAAAATTCAAAacccatcttcttcttcattatcatcctataatttcagattttctactACACTTACCATTAGGAGTTCTCAAGCTGATGGCCCTTTAAGAAGACCTATGGTACAACCCCCAACCCCTCTCAAACCTACCCCACCATCACCACCTTCAACTTCTTCGCCACCGCCTCCGTCTCCGCCTAGTGCTCCGCTTAAGCAGGTTGCAGTGGAGGGCAAAAATGTAATTACCATGGAATTTCAGAGGCAAAAGGCTAAGGAGCTTCAAGAGTATTTCAAGCAGAAGAAGCTTGAGCAAGCGAATCAAGGTCCCTTCTTTGGCTTTATTGGCAAGAATGAGATTTCTAATGGCag ATGGGCAATGTTTGGTTTTGCTGTTGGGATGTTAACAGAATATGCAACTGGTTCTGACTTTGTGGATCAAGTTAAGATCCTTCTCTCAAATTTTGGGATACTAGACTTGGAATGA
- the LOC101253684 gene encoding peroxidase 12 precursor: MASPSLFTFDSSLLVVLILSIFVSIHFQVTQAQGTQPIVKGLSWTFYDSICPNAESIIRRRLQNVFRQDIGQAAGLLRLHFHDCFVQGCDGSVLLDGSASGPSEKDAPPNLTLRQQAFRIIEDLRRRVHRDCGRVVSCADITAIAARDSVFFSGGPDYDLPLGRRDGLTFATTNETLANLPPPSFNTSLILASLATKNFTPTDVVALSGGHTIGISHCSSFTDRLYPNQDSSMDKTFANNLKTTCPTRNSTNTTVLDIRSPNKFDNKYYVDLMNRQGLFTSDQDLYTDRRTRGIVTSFAINESLFFKEFVNSMIKMGQLNVLTGTQGEIRANCSVRNSNNYNLIQGTWSEI; this comes from the exons atgGCTTCACCTAGCCTTTTCACTTTTGATTCTTCACTACTTGTAGTACTAAtcctttctatttttgtttcaatCCATTTTCAAGTAACACAAGCTCAAGGTACTCAACCAATTGTGAAAGGTCTTTCATGGACTTTTTATGACTCCATTTGTCCCAATGCTGAGTCCATCATCAGGAGGAGACTCCAGAATGTTTTCCGGCAGGATATCGGTCAGGCCGCCGGCCTTCTTCGTCTTCACTTCCATGATTGCTTTGTTCAG GGTTGTGATGGATCAGTACTGTTAGATGGTTCAGCCAGTGGACCAAGCGAGAAAGATGCACCCCCAAACTTGACTTTAAGACAACAGGCTTTTCGGATCATCGAAGACCTTCGCCGTCGTGTGCATCGTGATTGCGGTAGAGTCGTTTCTTGTGCTGATATTACGGCTATTGCTGCTCGTGACTCCGTTTTCTTC TCGGGTGGCCCGGACTATGATCTACCACTAGGAAGAAGGGATGGACTCACTTTTGCAACAACAAATGAAACCCTAGCCAATCTCCCACCACCTTCATTCAACACAAGTTTAATTCTAGCTTCACTTGCTACCAAAAACTTCACTCCCACAGATGTTGTTGCACTATCTGGTGGTCACACTATTGGTATTAGTCATTGTTCTTCTTTCACAGACAGACTTTACCCTAATCAAGATTCATCCATGGATAAAACCTTTGCCAACAACCTTAAAACAACATGTCCAACTAGAAACTCCACGAACACGACTGTCCTAGACATACGATCACCTAACAAGTTCGATAACAAGTACTACGTTGATCTCATGAATCGACAAGGGCTTTTCACATCGGATCAAGATTTGTATACAGATAGAAGAACACGAGGGATTGTTACGAGTTTTGCTATCAATGAGTCACTTTTCTTTAAGGAATTTGTGAATTCCATGATCAAGATGGGACAATTGAATGTGTTGACTGGGACACAAGGTGAAATTAGGGCAAATTGTTCTGtcagaaattcaaataattataatttgatacAAGGAACTTGGTCAGAAATATAA
- the LOC109120081 gene encoding probable serine/threonine-protein kinase At1g54610 has product MGCVQAKASMHSPPRGLEKLKLESGYVGRGEHVRPRRSTGQRPHELIREKNAGGRRLSDANRDTITHEGEKKQTNDVGRKITKTTTTTHEEEELIDGWPKWLVDNIPREVLAGLVPKSADSYDKIDKIGSGTYSNVYRARDRDTGMIVALKKVRFDTSEPESIKFMAREIMILQKLDHPNIIKLEGLATSRMHYSLYIVFEYMQSDLTSIISSPDRRLNEAQVSSIFF; this is encoded by the exons ATGGGGTGTGTTCAAGCAAAGGCTTCAATGCATTCGCCGCCTCGGGGACTAGAGAAGTTGAAATTAGAGAGTGGATATGTTGGTAGAGGAGAACATGTTAGGCCAAGGAGGTCTACTGGACAGAGGCCTCATGAACTAATTAGGGAGAAAAATGCTGGTGGTAGGAGATTAAGTGATGCAAACAGAGATACTATCACACATGagggagaaaaaaaacaaactaatgATGTTGGTAGGAAAATTaccaaaacaacaacaacaactcaTGAGGAGGAAGAGTTAATAGATGGATGGCCAAAATGGTTAGTAGATAATATTCCAAGAGAAGTTTTGGCTGGTTTAGTCCCAAAAAGTGCTGATTcttatgacaaaattgataAG atAGGTTCGGGGACTTATAGCAACGTATATAGAGCACGAGACAGGGATACTGGGATGATTGTTGCCTTAAAGAAAGTTCGTTTTGATACCTCAGAACCAGAGAGTATAAAGTTCATGGCTCGAGAGATTATGATCTTGCAGAAATTGGACCATCCAAATATCATAAAGCTTGAAGGATTGGCTACTTCTAGAATGCATTATAGTCTTTATATAGTTTTCGAATACATGCAGTCTGATCTTACCAGCATAATATCTAGCCCTGATAGGAGGCTCAATGAAGCACAGGTCAGCAGCATATTTTTCTAA
- the LOC101254297 gene encoding (+)-borneol dehydrogenase 2 isoform X1, producing MTDTSLPIQRLLGKVALVTGGATGIGESIVRLFHKHGAKVCIADIQDEVGQHVCETLGNDQNVCFIHCDVTVEADISNAVDFTVQKFGTLDIMVNNAGLSGPPIGDIREYELSVFENVLDVNLKGTFLGMKHAARIMIPLKKGAIVSLCSVASAIGGVGPHGYTASKYAVLGLTQNVAAELGKHGVHVNCVSPYAVPTGLALAHLPEDEKTDDAMEGFRDFAARNANLQGVELTVDDVANAVLFLASDESRYISGHNLMVDGGFSCVNHSLRVFR from the exons ATGACTGATACTTCTCTTCCTATCCAAAG GTTATTGGGAAAAGTTGCTTTAGTCACTGGAGGGGCAACTGGCATAGGAGAGAGCATAGTACGTCTATTTCATAAGCATGGTGCAAAAGTATGCATTGCTGATATTCAAGATGAAGTTGGACAGCATGTTTGTGAGACCCTTGGTAATGACCAGAATGTGTGCTTTATCCACTGTGATGTGACTGTAGAAGCTGATATTAGTAATGCAGTTGATTTTACGGTTCAAAAGTTTGGTACACTTGACATAATGGTTAATAATGCCGGGTTGTCTGGGCCCCCTATTGGAGATATCCGTGAATATGAACTTTCTGTGTTTGAAAATGTGCTTGACGTGAACTTGAAAGGTACTTTCCTTGGAATGAAGCATGCTGCTCGCATAATGATACCACTAAAGAAGGGAGCAATAGTATCTCTGTGCAGTGTGGCAAGTGCCATTGGTGGAGTCGGACCTCATGGTTATACAGCTTCCAAGTATGCTGTTTTGGGACTTACACAGAACGTTGCAGCTGAGTTGGGAAAACACGGTGTACATGTGAATTGTGTTTCTCCTTATGCAGTTCCAACTGGATTAGCTCTGGCTCACTTGCCTGAGGATGAGAAGACTGATGATGCAATGGAAGGTTTTCGTGATTTTGCTGCCAGGAATGCTAACTTGCAGGGGGTGGAATTGACGGTTGATGATGTTGCTAATGCCGTGCTTTTCTTAGCCAGTGATGAATCAAGGTATATAAGTGGGCATAATCTGATGGTCGATGGTGGTTTCTCGTGTGTTAATCACTCCCTTCGGGTCTTCAGATAG